In a single window of the Candidatus Zixiibacteriota bacterium genome:
- a CDS encoding DUF362 domain-containing protein: MKKANSVVTRREFLKTGAVVAVGLAAGLPSLAEELATPLYTSRVILIRDKNVVGSDGAINGEIIQKMLDDAVCAFFDTKTPQEGWKKIIKPEDIVGIKSNVWKYLPTPSVLEDAIRTRLMEVGVDAANISVDDRNVLDNPVFQKATALINTRPMRTHAWSGVGSLIKNYIMFVEEPSDYHDNSCAPLGAIWHLPHVKDKTRLNILVMLTPQFHNAGPHHFDKEYTWNYGGLIVSADPVAADTVGLRIIQEKRKRYYGDDRPLRPSAHHIAIADTKYNLGAS, translated from the coding sequence ATGAAAAAGGCAAACTCTGTTGTTACGCGGCGTGAATTTCTGAAGACCGGCGCCGTGGTTGCGGTTGGTTTGGCAGCCGGATTGCCGTCGCTGGCGGAAGAGCTGGCGACCCCGCTTTACACCAGTAGGGTGATTCTTATCCGGGATAAGAACGTTGTCGGCTCCGATGGCGCAATCAACGGCGAGATTATTCAGAAAATGCTCGATGATGCTGTATGCGCTTTCTTTGATACTAAAACGCCACAGGAGGGTTGGAAAAAGATAATCAAGCCGGAGGATATAGTCGGCATCAAGAGCAATGTCTGGAAATATCTGCCGACACCCTCCGTTCTGGAGGATGCCATCAGGACGCGCCTGATGGAAGTTGGAGTCGATGCCGCTAATATTTCGGTCGACGACCGCAATGTTCTGGACAACCCGGTCTTTCAAAAAGCGACAGCATTGATAAATACCCGCCCCATGCGAACCCATGCCTGGTCGGGGGTGGGAAGTCTAATCAAGAACTATATCATGTTCGTGGAGGAGCCCTCGGATTATCATGATAACTCCTGCGCTCCCCTGGGCGCCATCTGGCATCTGCCGCATGTCAAAGACAAAACCCGTTTGAATATTCTGGTGATGCTGACACCGCAGTTTCATAACGCCGGACCGCATCATTTCGACAAAGAATATACCTGGAATTATGGAGGTTTAATAGTCAGCGCCGACCCGGTGGCGGCCGATACGGTCGGTCTGCGAATAATCCAGGAGAAACGAAAACGGTACTACGGCGATGACCGCCCGCTCCGTCCCTCGGCGCACCATATCGCTATCGCCGATACTAAATACAATCTTGGCGCCAGC